The following coding sequences lie in one Nerophis lumbriciformis linkage group LG02, RoL_Nlum_v2.1, whole genome shotgun sequence genomic window:
- the lg02h10orf71 gene encoding cardiac-enriched FHL2-interacting protein, protein MTSVEKRRSGRSRRKSGKHRKYSDGGFSDTSSGGSFLDETDREVRSLTDKAFRSLCIGDEAVYNDSDLGPSSPCSQKDRQLAFGQSGLEREDREDLKRTAHDSFSMMVQQYGQNWIPEGMYGAEMNINPPWEVYGDRTQGRLSATFQNSFMEMSQQETSLREDHLGHFSNGLSDLSLQHQRSRSRVSSLIRAFNSEDGAVMEGQLRDWNETSWNRPALMSMPTTYQQNFTNGQFQFSSQDVNLYTSGAAAVSHMDTASSFMASSHSQHSMMTQVDCNTNVFIHSEYSPFRVWRDHNRLQFQQGEVSGLMHCSEFPKWSHTTMYKQTNGSSMFQERSIRNHRTMMTPVVPNHPSISTRLQKSSAIEQRCESDLAVHYPLRMRTHSLGTKRLTSQRPSTASPTTDVSSSAQNTVKALQEQIQMMTGTVTAAEKQGVLCKDFTPLDYDDVTMEQNVPGSNNLVSPQLPVAQAEPPEPCQHAGHPQIVDHAPVRVESSGATPNVTMSSYKSKATSLLFNLKDNRKRVKSTYSPSTYKSFETVEKSKDTPLQQPKDTVIDIPEDLPSNGYESSWNPHQYVKPSNSPKLLSGVTISHPTTGHISDYKTVKRQDEQDKNYTSNQLINGQNLTKEQPSSTSYTEDTDLLKQPGREYLTSKDSNEADVRQSAEVAGYYPTDSIHDYSVSKEMLRSLHTPNTEKYTLPASVAPWKEDQHVQANIQEINIKEEIRSPKQQNMTKTIDRQQLYASQVNIDGVCAAMLKDNQQPFKSIMQGSSKVRQLKDGQFTDVKAEQTRAKLIQSEQMPVSLLKVERWNHMDTPKDNTAEPAQPVKTDVTIKRRKETDGTIKEKPKAEPSQFRNKKEETIIVREQVAHIRETKAKQTNTQELKGTDVENQQLIIETTQSSQKDGMKTDQDEVKTVRIEQECDKKMVQQVREEMFSTEMSAEKQIKTDIAKVMAKPDLASTKIDKQNVEDIQEKKAKTAQVQPKAEIHETKEANSEAKKVEQVKLELINMDLAKVALAKQQKTTERLTKPTILANPQHVKSEPSKVERVKAELAKAKAELAKIKENMKGQQIEKVTSTITTMGEGISTKEVTIKQSKEQPQATQKNQPSDKIYITNKVDHEADYYETLREKYGFTNKVYFGRNQTASNNTNVISALSLDNVKMVDNSKSKNEYPTISGETKKQVKEDVKSKNKGPESHNVYSESPKEFKLLPTSTEKRAPCGAGLDKGMDVKVDKLETYDALSHTQQTHSEGKHKSECGALSNKGLQITSMKASSHKEKAQTKQEILTSKIKAHAEKEISAIMEVFKQIPASQNLHEKQRPPLHEVSRGNASTVPSNGTSKHHMGTLGAQLVKALPSSRGTSGQNLDHLEKEVPIGPAKDIDPILEPPTVTNKAPNSLSIDGGLLKNQTQSSQPKTLNKEQELTQGILQENHAEKLEKVKNVIHNPALNSDQLMEESSQSTSTQSVVHKNFVLGKTETCVAKDNLQILGITVTGKKNAEQCNADSDKSCVELCMTNEFVLDGSREIAGETHSTDTQLKVSMNMHHENVTKNMSSPLQQSSNISAASQSKVQVEEALTEKDASPAITLSSINKVQTETQLLYYKQDMTTAEKAECTLQTFKEDSVNNCIKYQEEIHTGELNLQLKHTAPKVISSGINYVQDSDKVVAETQSVTPSLEEEVAPAIKPSKCSNVGDKSAPLPEEKSNGLANPLTDKLNRQTSPKPEETHIGEINQQEDVHIDSIEIKVVPGVTEIDNVAKHPNTTCSNVTTTDQNQPDTSTNPDKSMSTLIKDDQAKYPVTKGWEEQMEDKLKDNLSVQHLLSSVRKLADSLKNMDQQHSINKATDNGEPDLAQRNGTTVNVLPNEGNYFQVQCMPEINASFKHMSTNVGDMSAVSKAMEHPDQLSSQSKSESSTLTVQTRGVTVKSPSRQNDCPSELQNREDIKDRNGSKHHSEVRSSLSEKEKQSSRNSQPAKEEPQVKSKPKDRVSTIPDISALADYARLKVIVSEDRENTHQEFPPHKKEGFFPLIKSRHSRRPVFTSDTQDDYVKENILPKKAELNAKVNKEPKPVVFPITEIEHQRTGMFKLADRERLEKTVLHVKDHKRALEKHLQDLKKMSQQAQVQKEVEGKEVFESSRQRNMHFTQSTPSSSNNKPRETNWSVKQLDNANLKEDSKSNVRLFEKNANKNKIDETISDKPQKEKLEAYNEEAKIKLEQASKGREDTTTEDMNVMIGERGAFISEEQRCAQREAEEWEKLKETAQRMEEERRAKQTEGRRANSTENKSTIERKENIAETQEDERESIVVGEKNRLSQEERTAQEEEQMRAVLKEEQRLAKKIEERRRAEERRIKNIQEQEMETQQKKEKKGRDEQVICADKQGAIEQQREEQLPRGESAPEELSRNDETKAKKKEEHSTAHGERVSKSEEQKRAALLIDALQYYTITSTDKKSKERRARSSVPLQKRNHPPVPSEDSGSQRTSHRPPVAASPAPSLPRSNASSPALGAKPLMFRVKDNTTKGSPFIKSVKPRFHKNFGEDSRMASPMEWRAERREDEQEIMRRNTGTPINPDTSTGLNRLVSKNESSNTLTVSSSQEYSAPLPHHKPFSRRNIALEEEDSRSVNSNISEDVESFATSATDLADLRGLYDYERPVSACSFSSDMSRLGKPPTVPPKSDKALRRAQRLTTRRVRKEISQDTPAIPEEKPQQRTSSRASSASSEVWSSNRHAVASPHFSPPVSLTYAPILGSSSTHTENQHSPLIFHTSPHSTVPIFLPLACPPVTTPASLHASAQITHPTASNMVPHVPSSPTLYYATHPAAVTQYHVQSYPLTQRKMLQDIGSGQYFLVDAPIEVKMKTFFDPQTGNFVQLNVRESGQSIFQHQPNPEFPQPNFQPHLQHNQHHKGYQAYPQVFKPAGISSTSSQRSSSGTQDEAYLSNNCNTHQSNENAQKSKGQCYSPEQTPYMDTVNDANKRQNTVYNTQELFKECNTNSQLAESTICENDHAVRSQYRPGDIITMSELDDFMELTDW, encoded by the exons ATGACTTCGGTGGAGAAGCGTCGTTCGGGTCGCTCGAGACGGAAAAGTGGCAAACATCGAAAGTATAGTGATGGAGGCTTTAGCGACACCTCGAGTGGCGGATCCTTCTTAGACGAGACCGACCGTGAAGTCAGGAGCCTTACAGACAAAGCCTTCAGGAGTCTCTGTATTGGGGATGAGGCTGTTTATAATGACTCCGACCTGGGTCCCTCTTCACCGTGCAGCCAGAAGGACAGGCAGCTGGCATTTGGTCAGAGTGGACTTGAAAGAGAGGACAGGGAGGATCTTAAAAGAACTGCACATGACAGCTTCAGTATGATGGTGCAGCAGTATGGACAGAACTGGATCCCTGAAGGAATGTATGGGGCAGAGATGAACATAAATCCACCATGGGAAGTTTATGGAGACAGGACACAGGGGAGGCTTTCTGCCACATTCCAAAACTCCTTTATGGAAATGTCCCAGCAAGAGACATCTCTTAGAGAAGACCACCTGGGCCATTTCAGCAACGGACTGTCAGATCTGAGTTTGCAGCATCAAAGGAGTCGTTCCAGAGTTTCTTCTCTTATAAGAGCATTTAACTCTGAGGATGGAGCAGTTATGGAGGGTCAACTCAGAGATTGGAACGAGACAAGTTGGAATAGACCAGCTCTGATGAGTATGCCTACAACATATCAGCAAAACTTTACTAATGGTCAATTCCAATTCTCATCCCAGGATGTCAACCTTTACACCTCTGGAGCAGCTGCAGTGTCTCATATGGACACTGCTTCCTCCTTCATGGCATCTTCCCACAGTCAACACAGCATGATGACACAAGTGGACTGTAACACAAACGTCTTTATACATAGTGAGTACAGTCCTTTTAGAGTATGGAGAGACCATAACAGGTTACAGTTTCAACAAGGGGAAGTCTCAGGGTTGATGCACTGTTCAGAGTTCCCAAAGTGGAGTCATACAACCATGTATAAGCAAACAAATGGTTCCTCTATGTTTCAAGAGAGAAGTATAAGGAATCACAGGACTATGATGACACCTGTAGTTCCAAACCATCCTTCAatatccacaaggttgcagaaatCTTCCGCTATAGAGCAACGCTGTGAATCTGACTTGGCAGTACATTATCCACTCAGAATGAGGACACACAGTCTTGGAACCAAAAGACTTACATCCCAGCGGCCATCAACTGCATCACCGACTACTGATGTGTCTTCCTCTGCTCAGAACACCGTAAAAGCTCTCCAGGAACAGATACAAATGATGACTGGAACTGTGACGGCAGCTGAGAAACAAGGAGTGCTTTGCAAAGACTTCACACCACTTGACTATGATGATGTAACAATGGAGCAAAATGTTCCAGGCAGTAACAATCTGGTCTCACCACAGCTTCCTGTGGCCCAAGCAGAGCCACCAGAACCTTGTCAACATGCAGGTCATCCCCAAATTGTGGACCATGCTCCAGTGCGTGTCGAGAGCAGCGGGGCCACTCCTAATGTCACAATGTCAAGCTATAAATCTAAAGCCACTAGCCTCCTCTTCAATCTCAAAGACAACAGGAAAAGAGTAAAAAGTACCTACAGTCCTAGTACATATAAAAGCTTTGAGACAGTAGAAAAAAGCAAAGACACACCTTTACAGCAACCCAAAGACACTGTTATAGATATACCTGAAGATCTACCATCAAATGGTTATGAATCCAGCTGGAACCCACATCAGTATGTCAAACCATCTAACAGTCCTAAACTCTTATCTGGAGTAACCATCAGTCATCCCACCACAGGCCACATTTCAGACTATAAGACTGTTAAAAGACAAGATGAGCAGGATAAAAATTATACCAGTAATCAATTGATTAATGGCCAAAACCTTACTAAAGAACAGCCATCCTCTACTTCCTATACGGAAGACACAGACTTGCTTAAGCAACCTGGTAGAGAATATCTAACAAGCAAGGATTCGAATGAAGCAGACGTGCGGCAATCTGCAGAGGTGGCTGGCTATTACCCAACAGACAGCATACATGATTATAGTGTTTCAAAGGAAATGTTGAGATCTTTACATACACCAAACACAGAAAAATACACTCTACCAGCAAGTGTAGCTCCATGGAAAGAAGACCAACATGTTCAGGCTAATATACAAGAAATCAACATAAAGGAGGAGATCCGTTCACCAAAACAGCAGAACATGACTAAAACCATCGACAGGCAGCAGTTATATGCTTCACAGGTAAATATAGATGGCGTATGTGCAGCAATGTTAAAAGACAACCAGCAACCATTCAAATCTATTATGCAGGGCAGTTCAAAGGTCCGTCAATTGAAAGATGGACAATTCACGGATGTCAAAGCTGAACAAACTAGAGCAAAACTAATTCAATCAGAGCAGATGCCAGTATCGCTTCTTAAAGTCGAACGATGGAATCATATGGATACTCCCAAAGACAATACTGCAGAACCAGCACAACCAGTGAAGACAGATGTAACAATAAAAAGAAGGAAAGAAACAGACGGAACCATTAAGGAAAAGCCAAAAGCCGAACCAAGCCAATTTAGaaataaaaaagaagaaacaaTTATTGTTAGAGAACAAGtggcacacataagagaaaccAAAGCAAAACAAACCAACACACAGGAGCTTAAAGGCACGGATGTGGAAAATCAACAGTTGATAATAGAGACAACACAAAGCTCCCAAAAAGATGGCATGAAAACAGATCAAGATGAAGTGAAAACCGTCAGAATTGAACAAGAATGTGATAAGAAAATGGTACAGCAAGTAAGAGAGGAAATGTTTAGTACAGAAATGTCTGCAGAAAAACAAATAAAGACAGACATAGCTAAGGTAATGGCTAAACCTGACCTAGCCAGCACAAAGATAGATAAACAGAATGTTGAAGACATACAAGAGAAAAAAGCTAAGACAGCGCAAGTTCAACCTAAAGCAGAAATACATGAAACTAAAGAAGCTAATTCTGAGGCCAAAAAAGTAGAACAAGTCAAGCTGGAGCTAATCAACATGGATCTAGCTAAAGTAGCActagcaaaacaacaaaaaacgacAGAAAGGTTGACAAAGCCTACAATTCTGGCAAATCCACAACACGTCAAAAGTGAGCCTAGTAAAGTTGAGCGTGTAAAGGCGGAGTTAGCAAAAGCTAAAGCCGAGTTGGCAAAAATAAAGGAGAATATGAAGGGACAGCAAATAGAGAAAGTCACAAGTACAATAACCACAATGGGAGAAGGCATTTCAACAAAAGAGGTGACAATCAAGCAAAGCAAAGAGCAGCCTCAGGCAACACAAAAAAATCAACCTTCtgataaaatatatattacaaataaagtggatcatGAGGCTGATTATTATGAGACTCTTAGAGAAAAATATGGATTTACTAACAAGGTTTATTTTGGCAGAAACCAAACGGCTTCAAACAATACCAATGTAATATCAGCCTTATCACTTGATAATGTTAAAATGGTCGATAACAGCAAATCAAAAAATGAATATCCCACAATTAGTGGTGAAACCAAAAAGCAGGTCAAAGAGGATGTAAAATCCAAGAACAAAGGGCCAGAGAgtcataatgtttacagtgagtCTCCCAAAGAATTCAAATTATTACCGACTAGTACAGAGAAAAGAGCACCTTGTGGTGCTGGTTTGGATAAAGgaatggatgtcaaagttgacaagTTGGAAACATATGATGCCTTGTCTCATACACAGCAGACACATTCTGAGGGAAAACATAAGTCTGAGTGTGGCGCTCTATCAAATAAAGGCCTACAGATTACCTCCATGAAAGCATCAAGCCATAAAGAGAAGGCTCAGACAAAACAAGAGATTCTGAcatccaaaataaaagcgcatgCTGAGAAAGAAATTTCAGCCATCATGGAAGTGTTTAAGCAAATCCCTGCTAGTCAGAATCTTCATGAAAAGCAGAGGCCTCCACTGCATGAGGTGTCAAGAGGCAATGCAAGCACAGTGCCCAGCAATGGTACTTCAAAACATCACATGGGAACATTAGGTGCGCAACTTGTCAAGGCACTTCCCAGCTCTAGAGGAACATCGGGTCAAAATCTTGATCACTTAGAGAAGGAAGTTCCTATAGGACCTGCGAAGGACATTGACCCTATACTTGAACCACCCACAGTGACAAATAAGGCTCCAAATTCTTTGAGCATAGATGGAGGCTTACTTAAGAATCAGACACAATCAAGTCAACCTAAAACACTAAATAAGGAACAAGAATTAACGCAAGGAATACTGCAGGAAAACCATGCAGAAAAGTTGGAAAAAGTGAAAAATGTCATACACAATCCTGCATTAAACTCTGATCAACTTATGGAGGAGTCATCACAATCTACAAGCACACAGAGCGTAGTTCACAAGAATTTTGTCTTAGGTAAGACTGAGACCTGTGTGGCTAAGGACAATTTGCAGATCCTGGGAATAACTGTTACCGGAAAAAAGAATGCTGAACAATGTAATGCTGACTCAGACAAATCTTGTGTAGAATTGTGCATGACGAATGAGTTTGTGTTGGATGGGAGCAGAGAAATTGCAGGGGAAACTCATTCTACAGATACGCAACTTAAAGTTAGTATGAATATGCATCATGAGAATGTCACCAAGAATATGTCCTCTCCCCTGCAGCAATCCTCTAATATCAGTGCAGCATCTCAAAGCAAAGTACAAGTAGAAGAAGCCCTGACTGAAAAAGATGCTTCCCCTGCAATCACTTTAAGTTCTATAAATAAAGTGCAAACCGAAACCCAACTCCTCTACTATAAACAGGACATGACGACAGCAGAAAAGGCAGAATGCACTCTTCAAACATTCAAAGAAGATTCTGTAAATAACTGCATCAAATATCAAGAGGAAATTCATACAGGAGAACTAAATCTGCAGTTAAAGCATACAGCACCCAAAGTCATAAGCTCAGGTATCAACTACGTCCAGGATTCCGACAAGGTTGTTGCAGAAACTCAATCTGTAACGCCGTCCCTGGAAGAGGAGGTGGCACCTGCTATAAAGCCATCTAAATGCAGCAATGTAGGGGATAAGAGTGCACCCCTACCGGAAGAAAAGAGCAATGGCTTGGCTAACCCTTTAACTGATAAGTTAAACAGACAGACATCTCCAAAACCTGAGGAGACACACATTGGAGAAATTAATCAACAAGAAGATGTTCATATAGACAGCATTGAAATCAAAGTTGTCCCTGGAGTAACAGAGATTGACAATGTGGCAAAACATCCCAACACAACATGTTCTAATGTGACTACAACTGATCAAAATCAACCAGACACATCAACTAACCCGGACAAAAGCATGAGCACATTAATCAAAGACGATCAAGCTAAATACCCTGTCACAAAAGGCTgggaggagcagatggaagatAAGTTGAAAGACAATCTCAGTGTACAACATCTTTTATCCAGTGTGAGAAAATTGGCGGACTCACTGAAGAACATGGATCAACAACACAGCATAAATAAAGCAACAGATAATGGGGAGCCAGACTTAGCACAGAGAAATGGGACTACCGTAAATGTATTGCCTAATGAAGGAAACTACTTCCAAGTTCAATGCATGCCAGAAATAAATGCCTCTTTTAAACATATGAGTACAAATGTTGGAGATATGTCGGCCGTTTCAAAGGCAATGGAACACCCTGACCAACTATCAAGTCAGAGTAAATCAGAATCTTCAACATTAACTGTTCAGACAAGAGGTGTAACAGTTAAGAGCCCTTCAAGACAGAATGATTGTCCCTCTGAGTTGCAAAACAGAGAAGATATAAAAGATAGGAATGGGTCAAAACATCACTCAGAAGTTCGATCTAGTTTATCAGAAAAGGAAAAACAGAGCTCAAGAAACTCACAGCCAGCAAAGGAGGAACCGCAAGTCAAGTCAAAGCCAAAAGACAGAGTGTCAACAATTCCTGATATATCAGCCTTGGCGGACTATGCCAGATTGAAAGTCATTGTTTCTGAAGATAGAGAAAACACACATCAGGAATTCCCTCCACACAAAAAAGAAGGATTCTTTCCACTGATAAAGTCTCGTCATAGCAGACGCCCCGTGTTCACTTCTGACACTCAAGACGACTACGTCAAGGAGAACATTTTGCCAAAAAAAGCAGAGCTTAATGCCAAAGTCAACAAGGAGCCCAAACCTGTTGTCTTTCCCATTACTGAGATAGAACATCAACGGACTGGGATGTTCAAACTGGCGGACAGAGAAAGACTAGAAAAAACAGTTTTACACGTCAAAGATCACAAGAGAGCTTTGGAAAAACATCTACAAGATCTGAAGAAAATGAGTCAACAAGCTCAGGTTCAAAAGGAGGTGGAAGGCAAAGAGGTGTTCGAGTCTAGCAGACAAAGAAATATGCATTTTACACAATCTACCCCATCATCCTCAAACAATAAGCCAAGAGAAACCAATTGGTCAGTAAAACAACTTGATAATGCAAATTTAAAAGAAGATAGCAAATCAAATGTAAGACTAtttgaaaaaaatgcaaataaaaacaaaatagatgAAACTATATCAGACAAACCACAAAAAGAAAAGCTGGAAGCTTATAATGAAGAAGCAAAAATCAAACTAGAACAAGCTTCTAAAGGAAGAGAAGACACAACTACAGAGGATATGAACGTGATGATAGGTGAGAGGGGAGCTTTTATATCAGAAGAGCAAAGATGTGCACAAAGAGAAGCAGAAGAATGGGAAAAACTAAAGGAAACAGCACAACGAATGGAGGAAGAAAGACGAGCAAAACAAACAGAAGGCAGGAGAGCTAATTCAACAGAAAATAAAAGTACGATTGAAAGGAAAGAAAATATAGCTGAAACTCAAGAGGATGAGCGGGAAAGCATAGTGGTGGGGGAGAAAAACAGACTCAGCCAGGAGGAAAGAACTGCTCAAGAGgaagagcagatgagagctgtgCTCAAGGAAGAACAGCGTCTAGCCAAGAAGATTGAGGAGAGAAGACGTGCAGAGGAGAGGAGAATTAAAAATATTCAAGAGCAGGAGATGGAGACACAGCAGAAGAAAGAAAAGAAGGGACGAGATGAACAGGTGATATGTGCGGATAAACAGGGAGCTATTGAACAACAAAGAGAGGAGCAGCTACCCAGAGGTGAGAGTGCACCTGAAGAGCTGAGCAGAAATGATGAGACCAAAGCTAAGAAGAAAGAAGAACATTCAACTGCTCACGGGGAGAGAGTGTCAAAGTCAGAGGAGCAGAAACGAGCAGCCCTATTGATTGATGCTCTTCAATATTACACCATCACCTCAACAGATAAGAAATCTAAAGAAAGACGAGCACGCTCCTCAGTACCTCTTCAAAAAAGAAACCATCCACCTGTGCCCAGTGAAGACTCAGGATCCCAAAGAACATCACATAGGCCTCCAGTTGCAGCCTCTCCTGCTCCATCTCTCCCACGCTCCAATGCTTCCTCCCCAGCCCTGGGAGCCAAACCCTTAATGTTCAGAGTTAAGGATAACACTACCAAAGGTTCTCCTTTCATCAAATCAGTCAAACCACGCTTCCATAAGAATTTTGGAGAAGATTCCAGAATGGCTTCTCCAATGGAATGGAGAGCAGAGAGAAGGGAAGACGAGCAAGAGATCATGAGACGTAACACAGGAACTCCAATCAATCCTGACACAAGCACAGGTTTAAACCGACTTGTTTCTAAAAATGAATCCTCAAACACTCTGACTGTATCTTCATCACAAGAATACTCCGCTCCTCTTCCACACCACAAACCCTTCTCAAGGAGAAACATTGCTCTGGAAGAAGAGGACTCTCGTTCCGTCAACAGTAACATATCTGAGGATGTGGAGAGTTTTGCCACCAGTGCGACTGACCTGGCTGACTTACGAGGGCTATATGATTATGAGAGGCCAGTATCAGCCTGTAGTTTTAGCAGTGATATGTCCCGTTTGGGAAAACCTCCAACAGTTCCCCCCAAAAGTGACAAAGCCTTGCGCAGGGCACAAAGGCTGACTACTCGTAGagtacggaaagagataagccaAGATACTCCTGCAATCCCTGAGGAGAAACCACAACAGAGAACCTCCAGTAGGGCTTCTTCTGCCTCCTCCGAGGTATGGTCCTCAAACCGCCATGCCGTGGCTTCTCCGCATTTTTCCCCTCCTGTCTCTCTCACTTATGCCCCGATTCTTGGGTCTAGCTCCACGCACACAGAGAACCAGCACTCTCCCCTCATTTTCCATACGTCACCTCACTCTACCGTCCCCATCTTTCTCCCTCTTGCCTGCCCTCCCGTCACTACACCTGCATCGCT TCATGCTTCCGCCCAAATTACCCACCCTACTGCTTCAAATATGGTTCCTCATGTTCCTTCTTCTCCCACTCTCTATTATGCTACCCACCCAGCTGCAGTGACACAGTACCATGTACAGTCCTACCCACTGACCCAGCGTAAGATGTTGCAAGACATTGGTTCTGGACAATATTTTCTTGTGGATGCACCTATTGAGGTGAAAATGAAGACTTTCTTTGATCCACAGACCGGAAATTTTGTTCAGCTCAATGTGCGTGAGTCTGGACAGAGCATATTCCAACATCAGCCTAATCCAGAGTTCCCCCAACCCAATTTCCAACCACATTTGCAGCACAACCAGCATCATAAAGGCTACCAAGCTTATCCACAAGTATTTAAACCTGCAGGCATCTCCTCTACATCTTCCCAAAGATCATCCTCAGGAACCCAGGATGAAGCATATTTGAGTAACAACTGCAACACACATCAAAGCAATGAAAACGCACAGAAATCCAAGGGTCAATGCTACAGCCCAGAGCAAACCCCATACATGGATACAGTTAACGAtgcaaacaaaagacaaaacactgTTTACAACACACAGGAGTTGTTCAAAGAGTGCAACACAAACAGCCAGCTTGCAGAAAGCACAATTTGTGAAAATGATCATGCTGTCCGCTCACAGTACCGGCCCGGCGATATAATAACCATGAGTGAACTGGACGACTTTATGGAGCTGACTGACTGGTGa